The Tamandua tetradactyla isolate mTamTet1 chromosome 5, mTamTet1.pri, whole genome shotgun sequence genome window below encodes:
- the NCOA7 gene encoding nuclear receptor coactivator 7 isoform X8 — protein MRVRRSPLDIQIFYCARPDQEPFVKIITVEEAKRRRSTCSYYEDEDEEVLPVLQAPSALLENMHVEQLARRLPARVQGYPWRLAYSTLEHGTSLKTLYRKSASLDSPVLLVIKDMDNQIFGAYATHPFKFSDHYYGTGETFLYTFSPNFKVFKWSGENSYFINGDISSLELGGGGGRFGLWLDADLYHGRSNSCSTFNNDILSKKEDFIVQDLEVWTFE, from the exons ATGCGTGTCCGAAGATCGCCCCTGGACATTCAGATTTTCTATTGTGCCCGACCTGACCAGGAGCCCTTTGTGAAG ATCATCACTGTGGAGGAGGCAAAGCGCCGGAGGAGCACGTGCAGCTACTACGAGGATGAGGACGAGGAGGTGCTGCCGGTCCTGCAGGCCCCCAGCGCGCTGCTGGAGAACATGCATGTGGAGCAG CTGGCCCGACGCCTTCCTGCTCGGGTGCAGGGGTATCCGTGGAGACTGGCGTACAGCACATTAGAGCACGGAACCAGCTTGAAAACTCTTTACCGGAAATCAGCTTCGCTGGATAGTCCTGTCTTGCTGGTCATCAAAGATATGGACAACCAG ATCTTTGGAGCATATGCAACTCATCCTTTCAAGTTCAGTGACCACTACTACGGCACCGGGGAAACGTTTCTCTACACGTTCAGCCCAAACTTCAAG GTCTTTAAGTGGAGTGGAGAAAACTCGTACTTCATCAATGGAGACATAAGTTCTTTAGAACTTGGCGGTGGAGG GGGACGATTTGGCTTATGGCTGGATGCTGATTTATACCATGGACGAAGCAACTCCTGCAGCACTTTCAATAACGATATCCTTTCCAAAAAGGAGGACTTCATCGTTCAGGACCTAGAGGTGTGGACATTCGAGTGA